One window of the Prinia subflava isolate CZ2003 ecotype Zambia chromosome 1, Cam_Psub_1.2, whole genome shotgun sequence genome contains the following:
- the NKIRAS1 gene encoding NF-kappa-B inhibitor-interacting Ras-like protein 1 isoform X2 — MEDVYLASVETDRGVKEQLRLYDTRGLQEGVELPKHYFSVADGFVLVYAVTSLEAFQRVELLKKEIDLFRDKKEVAVIVLGNKTDLLEQRQVETEAAQQWARAEKVRLWEVTVTDRKTLLEPFTFLASKLSQSQNKSTFPLPGRKSKGNNCEN; from the exons ATGGAAGATGTGTATTTGGCATCGGTGGAGACAGACCGAGGCGTGAAGGAACAGTTGCGGCTCTATGACACCAGGGGTCTGCAGGAGGGCGTGGAATTGCCCAAACACTATTTCTCTGTGGCTGACGGCTTCGTCCTGGTGTATGCCGTGACCAGCCTGGAAGCGTTCCAAAGAGTCGAACTACTCAAGAAGGAGATCGACCTCTTCAGGGACAAAAAGGAG GTTGCAGTTATTGTCTTGGGAAACAAAACTGACCTCCTGGAACAAAGGCAAGTGGAAACggaagcagcacagcaatgGGCAAGGGCCGAGAAAGTGAGACTGTGGGAAGTGACTGTGACAGATCGGAAAACACTGCTTGAACCCTTCACCTTCTTAGCCAGCAAACTGTCCCAGTCCCAGAACAAATCAACATTTCCCTTGCCTGGAAGGAAGAGCAAAGGGAATAACTGTGAAAACTAG
- the NKIRAS1 gene encoding NF-kappa-B inhibitor-interacting Ras-like protein 1 isoform X1: MGKGYKVVVCGMASVGKTAILEQLLYGRHTVGLEEGATMEDVYLASVETDRGVKEQLRLYDTRGLQEGVELPKHYFSVADGFVLVYAVTSLEAFQRVELLKKEIDLFRDKKEVAVIVLGNKTDLLEQRQVETEAAQQWARAEKVRLWEVTVTDRKTLLEPFTFLASKLSQSQNKSTFPLPGRKSKGNNCEN; encoded by the exons ATGGGAAAGGGCTACAAGGTGGTGGTTTGTGGCATGGCCTCCGTGGGAAAGACTGCGATTTTGGAGCAGCTTCTCTATGGAAGGCACACTGTTG GCTTAGAGGAGGGTGCCACAATGGAAGATGTGTATTTGGCATCGGTGGAGACAGACCGAGGCGTGAAGGAACAGTTGCGGCTCTATGACACCAGGGGTCTGCAGGAGGGCGTGGAATTGCCCAAACACTATTTCTCTGTGGCTGACGGCTTCGTCCTGGTGTATGCCGTGACCAGCCTGGAAGCGTTCCAAAGAGTCGAACTACTCAAGAAGGAGATCGACCTCTTCAGGGACAAAAAGGAG GTTGCAGTTATTGTCTTGGGAAACAAAACTGACCTCCTGGAACAAAGGCAAGTGGAAACggaagcagcacagcaatgGGCAAGGGCCGAGAAAGTGAGACTGTGGGAAGTGACTGTGACAGATCGGAAAACACTGCTTGAACCCTTCACCTTCTTAGCCAGCAAACTGTCCCAGTCCCAGAACAAATCAACATTTCCCTTGCCTGGAAGGAAGAGCAAAGGGAATAACTGTGAAAACTAG